Part of the Etheostoma spectabile isolate EspeVRDwgs_2016 chromosome 21, UIUC_Espe_1.0, whole genome shotgun sequence genome is shown below.
ACTGTGAGCCTTTTGATAGGGAGCTGTGCAGATGTAATGCAGTAAATCATTCTTAAAGGTAGTAGAGTTTAGGGCTTTCAATTAAATTGTGATGTTTTTTCTCATGTTAGGCCAAATGTAACTATAATGCTTTGGTATGATTGGACTATTTTTAAGTGACTATTAGAAAAAATTAGTTCTTAATATTACCTTCCTCTTGtggtgtgtttttgaaaataatttcttGATTCCAGCACCTTCAGAATCCACATTATTCAAGACTTACATGCCATGATAAATCTTTAAAAGATTACATGTTGGTCAGTCTTTAGTTACAGCCCTGTACCCAACCTGGACAACTGGTTGGTATCTTCATTAGCAACACCACATCCTCTGGGACATGACATTCTCATATTAGTGACATTTAATCTGAGAGTTACAGCAGGTCAGAagtacaatgaaaaaaaaaaatgttgtttagcCTGATGAACGAGAGTCTACGGTTCCTCAGTGTTGGTTCACATTTATCTTCTGACTCACTGGTTGAGATGGATTTATGCAAAAACTAGCAGCTCTGCTCCTACAATAAACTCCTGgttaacatttaaatgtgaaaatgagaTACTTTGCTTCAAACTGATATGAAAAATTGTGCATGATAACTTCAAAGgccttcatatttttttaacatggaaTCAATTAATTGTCATCTAGTTAACCATCAAATCTTAGTTCAAAGCACATTCAAAGTATTCAAGTGAGTTACAGGTTGCATAggagtatttattttgtttgtcaaGTGGGAAAGGTTAGATAAGGTCTAAGTTGCTGAGGAATGAGATACACTTCATACTCACAGACATCAATTATAAAGATAAGGGATtcatgaaaaaaagtttgatcATGCTACATCTGAACAGCTGAACTCTAAACGCATGATCAGATGCTAATGGAGTAAAGGATAAAGAATAAAAAGCCCTCTATCAAGGAATGTTTTAGTTTGATGACGGACACTAAAATTCAAATGAAGTAACACAAAACACTGAAGTGTAATCTCTGAAGTAAAGTACACCTGGTTTGATaagtacaaaaggcttttaTGCCATGTAATGTTTTGTGAACTGTCAAGTATTCTCGATAACCACACCTCAAGTGTCAGGTTCAAGTTCAGTCCAGGTGCAACAATAGGGACCAAATTGTAATGCTAAATGCTTCCTCAAAATTACGTTTCCGAAATTCTAAACTACCATTACTACCCAGGGAACTTAGTGCATGTGCACATCTTATGTCATGCACCTGAATGCAGCTTTGACAGCAAGTAAACAGAATGAGCTGTGCTTCAATTctaaatacaacattttaaattctagTGTGAATCATGTCCAACCTAAATCTATTAAGAAAGATGTGCAATCATGCATACAACTGATTAAAACTAACAATGAattgtttacaaaaactttatGATGGAATACCACATCATAGTGAGGCAGACATCATCACATGTTAACATTATTAATGCATAGATCGATTTTGCAAGTACTTGTGGTAGGCTCAGTTTTGCTTAGTTGTTATCTTATGTGCATATGGAATCCTACATTCAGAATGTAGGGGACTAAGAATGAGTAGTTCATTGTATACTTAATGTATTAACAATGTGGACACAGTCAGAAACCACATGAAGGGGGAGAGGACAGATTAAGGCAAAAGGTGTACTTTCATTGCAAAGAGATTTACCAGCAACAACATAAGTTGCTGAGACATCACCGTCTTTCATGGCCCTAAGAACTCCCAAGAACCAGGCTCAGAGCCATCAGAGCCAGAGAGTAGCAGGCTTTGGAGGTAGAGCTGGCAGCCTGTGTTGTGACACGTTGAGCTGGCTGGATGTCTCTGTAGACATTGATCATAAAAGGGGATGTACTATTGGAGAAGTGTACTGTTTTGCTGAAGAGGTCAATCTGGAAACAAGATGTGGAGCACTGTCAGAGCAATTGTGCTAATTGGTCCTGGCCATTGTACTTAAAGACACACCAGGAAAGAAACAACTCACCACGTCTTTGCTGACTTTTATTGTGTCCTTAAACACCGTCCAAACCACAGCCTCATGGCACAAGGGGTTGGTCAAAGAGCCAAGGTAGCGGTAATACTTGGTGCGATCCACCCCGGTCAGGAGATCGTCCAGTGAAATTCCAGGTGCCACGGTAACATTGTCGCCTAAAGACAGAAACATGAACTCTGAAGAGACTGGAActtttacacataaaaaaagatgtCTTATTAATAAGATAGCCTAAagaaaggaaaggggagagagagggtggacaATGTGCAGCAAGGGCTTTGTGTTAGACTTGAACCGGGGCCACTGTGTTAAAGACTGAGCCTTagtacatggggcgcatgctcaaccaggtgagctaccagggcaCCCAACACACATTAATTCAAACACATTGGATCAGCTTCTCCACAAGAAAAGAGTAAAGTCTCTCCTTACCGCTGTTTGGGATGTTTGTCAGGTAGGAGCTCAAGGTGCGCCAGCTTGCAGGTTGGCCAGTTGCATTACCTGACATTTCCTGTAAATTACACACATTGTCATTAGTCTCAATGGGAGGGTGAGGAATAAACAAACAGTGGAGTCACACATTAAACTAAAGAGAACATTCCAAATCATGCAAGCCGACAGCTGAATTAACAGAAATAGGATGAAAAGTGaattatgaatttttttaaggtagcatttgacattttacaaaaacttAGGTAAAGAAGTGAACCAAACGTATAGCAATGGGATTTGAAATTGctaaattaaaagtattttggTGTTACAAAACTTTGAAATGCATCTTTTCTCACTTCAATCAAGAAACCAAGAGCAGCAAGTCCAGTAGAGTCTGCAAAAGCCTGAGATGTGTTCCGATTATAGGATGCCTTGCTGTTTACAATGTGTAACTGGGGGAgttaagtaaagaaaaaaacatttggtaaGATTTTATAATAATTAAAGGGTAATAAGCAACCACTTACTGGGTAAGTcctacatttaaatacaaaacaaccaaacaaatgATTAGACCTCTGTTCATGTTGAAGGTGAAGGTGAAAACACCTGCGTTAAGGGCCTTTATTAAGTAGCAGTAGAATCCATTAAGTATCAATATCTTTATTCATGACGATATTACACATAGGTGTCAGGTGATTATCCTGTAGGCTCTCTTCTAAAGTATTAccaaatattaaatatgaatttaatACCGGCAAAACTAACTTATAGCCTATCATGAAACAACGTCTACCTCCATGGGATAGCGCTTGCCATCCACGGTGTGCTCAGAGCCGGGGACAGAGGTGCCATTACCCCAGTGCAAGTGGAACTGCAGGCTGTCGTAGTCCTCGGACAGATCTCCTCCTGAAATCCTCACACCACTGTCGAGGTAGACTCTGACTGGAAAAGGTTGGAAAAACAGAATGGACCAGTAAGTCAAAACCCCAAAATTTCAGAATGGTATTTTTAAGCCTCAAGAATATTATAAGTCCAAAGAAAATTATATAAAACCTTAATATTTTCTTCCTCCATAACCAAATACAAGTAAAGCATCTGACATCATTTAATGGGGTTTCTGTCCGCAACCCACTCCTCACCTGTGTAGCCAGAGTTTCTGATCGTTTTCATTGTGGATTTGCTGTTGTAGTTGTGAAAGGTGAATTCAGTCAGATTGGAGTTAACTTGGGCAGATGCTGAGACGATGTTAATGGGCGACTGGCGGCTGCCATTGCAGTGCCCACCAGGAATTGTTGGCCACGTCGTTTGATCTATAAATAGAAACGAGACTTTATGTAGGCTAGGTGCAGAGTAGCAGCGGTGAAGATGTTAACATGATAATGTGGCCATTTAGAGATAAATGAGATTATACTCACCACAGCCTGGCTCATGATAACACCAGGCTGGAGAAAAAACAACGCATTATTTATTCTCattcatgacaaaaaaatctacaaagaaACACACTGTTAATCCAGAGAGTAATGT
Proteins encoded:
- the ca15b gene encoding carbonic anhydrase XVb isoform X2 → MNWIVTAVAVCVFVPSAHCALNKVAWCYHEPGCDQTTWPTIPGGHCNGSRQSPINIVSASAQVNSNLTEFTFHNYNSKSTMKTIRNSGYTVRVYLDSGVRISGGDLSEDYDSLQFHLHWGNGTSVPGSEHTVDGKRYPMELHIVNSKASYNRNTSQAFADSTGLAALGFLIEEMSGNATGQPASWRTLSSYLTNIPNSGDNVTVAPGISLDDLLTGVDRTKYYRYLGSLTNPLCHEAVVWTVFKDTIKVSKDVIDLFSKTVHFSNSTSPFMINVYRDIQPAQRVTTQAASSTSKACYSLALMALSLVLGSS
- the ca15b gene encoding carbonic anhydrase XVb isoform X3 is translated as MNWIVTAVAVCVFVPSAHCQSNRVAWCYHEPGCDQTTWPTIPGGHCNGSRQSPINIVSASAQVNSNLTEFTFHNYNSKSTMKTIRNSGYTVRVYLDSGVRISGGDLSEDYDSLQFHLHWGNGTSVPGSEHTVDGKRYPMELHIVNSKASYNRNTSQAFADSTGLAALGFLIEEMSGNATGQPASWRTLSSYLTNIPNSGDNVTVAPGISLDDLLTGVDRTKYYRYLGSLTNPLCHEAVVWTVFKDTIKVSKDVIDLFSKTVHFSNSTSPFMINVYRDIQPAQRVTTQAASSTSKACYSLALMALSLVLGSS
- the ca15b gene encoding carbonic anhydrase XVb isoform X1: MNWIVTAVAVCVFVPSAHCALNKVAWCYHEPGCNQTTWPTIPGGHCNGSRQSPINIVSASAQVNSNLTEFTFHNYNSKSTMKTIRNSGYTVRVYLDSGVRISGGDLSEDYDSLQFHLHWGNGTSVPGSEHTVDGKRYPMELHIVNSKASYNRNTSQAFADSTGLAALGFLIEEMSGNATGQPASWRTLSSYLTNIPNSGDNVTVAPGISLDDLLTGVDRTKYYRYLGSLTNPLCHEAVVWTVFKDTIKVSKDVIDLFSKTVHFSNSTSPFMINVYRDIQPAQRVTTQAASSTSKACYSLALMALSLVLGSS